In Drechmeria coniospora strain ARSEF 6962 chromosome 03, whole genome shotgun sequence, the DNA window TGTCCCCGTATATGGCAGCCATGCGCCGGTACTGCGCGCCCAGCATCTGGGCCATGGTATCATTCGGCTGGATGACGTGAGGCCACCGGATGAGCGAAGGAATGCCGACAGACTGCACGTTCGGGTACAAGTGCATGAGCTCCTTCACAAGTGCATCGACATCGTCCTCCGTCTGCTTCGATAGAAGGAGCCGACAAAGAAGCTTTCGcacatcctcgtcggtgTCGACCTTTCCATTGTCGAGGCTAAAGTTGCCCCCCTCGTCCGTATTTATGCCAATCATGACCGGGACCTTGCGGAAATTGCCCTTGCGTAGCTGGTGTGTGGTATAGTCCCGGAAGAAATCGCCGTCCAGCGTGGGGGGCCACGGACCAGAGTCGGAGCCGTTGAGTGCCCGATGGAGCTCATCGATGGGCGCCTTTCGAATACAGTCCAAGGACTCGGCCGTGCCGATGAACCTCGCGCAGGATGTATTGCTGACAAGGTTGTCGTACGAGGCTTGCAGCCGTTCCGTCTCGTTGAACCCTCCGTTGTACGGGCTTCTCCGAATGACAGACCCAAAACCGGACTGGCCGATGGCTCCACGGAAGAGCTGATCATCTCGCCCTGTTACAGTCCGTCAGAGAAGACCTGCTGCATCCCGAGCTCGTCACGCCGCCATCACTCACCGTTGTAGGCCAACACTTGGGCAGAGACGctctcggcaccggcactTTCGCCAAAAATGGTCACCTTCTCCGGCGAGCCGCCAAAGGCGTCGATGTTCTCTTGAAGCCACCGCAGGGCCAAACGCTGATCCCGGAAGCCAATGTTGGTTGCGCCCGCGTTCAGAGCCTCCCTTCCAGGTAGGAATCCGTAGGCGGAAAGCCTGTAATTCAGGCTGACGCCGATGATGGGGGTGCCCATATCGACACTGCGCTCGACGATGAAGGATAGATTGTACCTCTTGTCTGCCGATCCACCGACCAAGAGGCCACCACCGTGTATCCAAACGGCGACCGGCAGGTTCGCTGCGGCGGATACTCCTGCCGGGCGGATGACGTTGAGAAAAAGACAGTCTTCCGAGGTCTCGTATCCAACATGATCAGATCCATAGCCCACGCAGTGCGGCGGGTATTTGCCGGCATTGCGAATGCCATTCCATGAAGCACGAAGGCCCTTGGCAACGGTGAATCGACCAGGAACCTTGGAAGGCCTGTGAGTGTCGGTTTCCCACGGATGAAGCTGGGATGTTTACCTGCGCGTAGGGTATTCCCAGGAAAAAGTCCTGGCGGTAGCCAGGGCTGTGCACTCCAGCATACGTCCCATTCCTCACAGTCACCAGGGGACTGTGATGAGCGTCGTTCGTGGCCGCTGCCGGCGCAACCAACAAGCAAACCTGTACGAGGCATCGAAGTAGCAAGTTGAACGGGTGAGCCATCTTGAACATGGACTCCCACGCCTACTATCGATCCAGGAGATCCAGGAAACAATCGGCCTGCGCAGGGGTCCCATACTTCACATACTCATCACGTACACCtcgcgcacatgtacacctcgGTCTCATCGTGTACGTGCGGCATCTCGGATGGTCGGTCCCCAAGTCTGGGCAGCTTTCCATCTCCACATATGCTGTAGGCCAAGCTGATTGCTGCATGAACTATCCGACGGAACCAAAGTCGTATGTCGGTAGCGGCCAATGAGTGAAAGGGCTTTCTGCGtgcgcttcgtcgtcggcatgggGCGGATATGACAACATCCACTCGACAAACGGCATGTCCATCGGCAGGTGACAGGGGACAAGTGTTTCTCAAACAGCTGCCTGCCTACCCATCTGCAGAATAATACCTGTACGGGTTTCGGGAACTTTTGCGATGATCGAAAGGAATAACGGGTGGGTCTCCAAACGAGCTCAGGCCGCGTCCGAGGCCCCCTGTCGACTTGGCCTCACGGCTCGGGCACATTCGTCGCAAGTCGTATTACGAGCCAGGTGCAGATGCGGTAGTAGTAGTGCATGCACCTCGTGCCTCGCGATAATACCACATGTACGAGGACACCTacccagtacggagttcatgGCAAGCATGTCGAGTAATAAGGTCAAGTAGAGTGCAACACTTCCGTGCCGTGGGCACATGCAGATGCGTTCCGAGGGGCCGTGATCTTGATATGAATGTTTCGGAAACATGAAGGACTTGCTTGGCAACTGCAATGTAGCCGATATACGAGCGCACCAACTGCTAGAGGAAGGAGCCGTTCGGGCCACGGTGAACGAATTCTCATCTGCGGTGTAGGAGGACGGCTCAGACGGGCGGTGATGCTCCGAGTCGGCTGCGCCGTCTTCACGGTCCTAAATGCTGGACATGTGAACTTCCCGGCGAGGCCTAGAGACGGGCCGCTGCAGGAGGGTTCTTGGAGAATGGAAGCCATGTGCGAGATCTGGAGTAGGGTGCGGTTGTGGGTGTGTTGCGACATTCCTATGGCTGTTTGAGAGGGGAGACGCCTATGAGGGTGCAAGCATCACAGAGATGTCGCTCAAACGGGAGGTTGTGCAGGGAAGAAGACTGACAAAAGACTGCCACATCGAAGGCATATGGTAATCAGGTGTGAgaactgtactccgtactccagATTACGAAGGACAGACATGTGGTGTACAGGTTGGGAATACTTGCTGGTACATGCAAATCAACTATtgcggtacatgtacatgtatactccgtacatgtacgtgtatacatgtacgcccacagtaagtacggagtacggagtacaacgaACTTagttacagtacaactaatactgtacaatactgtacttccttgtactacaagtgcatgcaagtacttaagtacaagcatcgacgagggcaaATCGAGCAAGGACCAGCGGCTCTAGCCGAGGCTCATGAATCAAGCTACCCCATAATTATTTCCGAGCATCACCGCCCATCGGCCAGCCGGTTCATGAACCATGGACAACTTCCTTGCTTGCTCGCCACACATGCGCTCTCCATCCCCGTCATCCATTCACCCCTGCACATCCCGAACGGCACAATGTCGCTCTACCACGTTATAGAGCACACCATCGATGCCTCCCACATTCGCGAATTCGCCCGCGCCACGAGTAATTCGCAGGCAGAAACGCTGCGTCTAGCTGTCAAGCAGTACGTGCCCAAGGACAACCCCCATCCCCGGAAGGGTGACCTCACCATCATCGCTGCCCACGCCAACGGCTTCGTCAAGGTCCGCTTCTCATTTCTGTCCCCGTggtcctcctcgtcaccgtcatcttcatccttctcgtctcgtcctctTCACCTTCCGTTCCCTCCACCACCATTCttccttttcttcctccaCCTCCGTCCGTCTCTGGAGTAAAGGCTCAACGTCGACAGGAAGTGTACGAGCCATTGTGGGATGATTTATATCACGaggcccgccgccgtcagctGCGCATCCGCGGCATCTGGATCCTCGATGCCGCCTGGCAAGGGCAGAGCGGCCTTCTCAACGAGGGAAGGCTAGGCAACGACCGTATACATGACACCTCCCGCGCATCCTTTGTTCGGTCAGCATCCTCTGACTCGTTCCAGCCTCCTGGTTCGATCTCTCGCGCGACATCATACACATGATCAACCTGTTCCGGCCACCACCTccgctcctcgccgtcggtcaTTCCTTCGGCGCCTGCGCCCTGACCCACGCCTCCTTCCTACACCCGCGACTCTTCGCAGGCCTCGTTCTGCTCGAACCCGTCATCGGCTACTTCGACTCGAAGCCCTCCCACATCGTGAAGGGACCCGCCGGCCGGAGCATTCGCCGTCGAGATCGCTGGCCCtcgcgccgcgccgccgccgactcgtTCCAGCGAAGCCCCTTCTACCAGTCGTGGGATCCCCGCGTCCTCGACAGGTGGATCGAGCACGGCCTCTGCCCCGTCCCCggcaccgaggccgacgtcatGCTCACCACTTCCAAGCACCAGGAGGTCTTTACCTATCTGCGCCCCAGCTGGGACGCGTACGATGTCGACGGAAACCGCATCATCCACCCGGAAAAGGTTCCCGACCTCGACACCACCCTCCACCCCAACGTCCGTACCTTTCCATTCTACCGCGCCGAGAGCGCCCTCACATTTGCCCACCTAGCCGAATTGCGATCCGCCGTCCTGTACATTATCGGGGGCAAGAGCGAAACGTCGCCGCCTGATCTCTGCGACGAgagaacggcggcgacggggacgagaggTGGCGCCAGCGTTAAATCCGTCACCAATCCCCACTACGGCCACTTGCTGCCGATGGAAGACCCGGGCTACTGCGCcgcggaggcggccgagttcGCCGCCCAAATCATACGCCGCTGGTCGGCCGATGAGGACGAGTTCGAGCAGTGGACGAGATTGAAGCCACTCGAAAAGACGACAGTGGGCGATGACTTTTTGAAGCACTTGGACTTGAAGCCAAAGATATAGCGTAGACAAGCCCCTTGTACACCTGTTGACCTGATATGACTTTGTTCCTGCATCACGCATCGAATAGCATGGAGAGCGGGAAGGCGACACACGTTGCGCTATTCAAAACATCAAGCGCCTGGCACGTCATGGCACGGtctattagtacctacacctacattCACCTTACTGTACCTGGGTAaaggtactgtaagtacgtggGCAAGTTGGTGCCTATCAAACAGACCTGGCCTACCACAgcaggtattactactgtacCGTACCAACCGGGTTAGTAGgcaatgctccgtacactgtaTTCACCTTGTTCTTGCTGGTGGTGTTgaatccgtactccgtacctctaACCTGCTTCGACGGCAAAAGCAGCACTTATGGGGTATTAATatcgagtgctccgtactactaCGTGAATAGTAAGTCGAGTTCATACCATGCATTAAGTACATCTATTTAGCAAAGAGTGCGTCAATATCACCAACATTCTAAGGCGCGGAGTAGTAAGAAAAGCATCGCGTCTGCCATCTACCATCCAACAAACTGCATCCTGGCACATGGAGCCCGCGTGTGCGAATGAAGATGCGTCCGTTCCTTGTCCCAACTCGGCCTTTAGCTGGAGCCCGTTTGCAAGTTGCTCGTACAGCCGTCTGCAAGACATCAACCACTTATGAAGATGACACCTTCTGGGCTCATGGTGCTCATGAACGCTAGCATGTTCCTGGACGCAAAGCTTACCGTCATCCTCCAACGCTCGCAGCTTGTTCGCTACCGCATCACTACCCAGGAGACAGGCTGCTAGGTGCTGTCACCATGACGTTTCTTCCTCCCCTGCACATCGATCGGAGAATGTGTCAAAACAGAGGGTCTCGCACAAAGTCTAACAACGAGGCTACCATGGCAATATTGGAATATGTTTTCGTGAAAAGGAGGGGGGCACGTGACGTGATCTCGCTCCCCAGTAGGCCACGCTTCGATCGCACAGTGACCAATTCGCCGCAGCAAATGGAATTTCTTTCATGCGCCGCCAATCTCCATAGACTCAATCAACTTTCGTCCCCTGCAAAACAAGAAGCATGGAAGAGATGTTCGTGGTGATCAATGCTCTTAAGAAATGGAGGCGATCCGACTGCCAAGGATCCCTCCCTCATCACCCCTTGCTGGTGCCCTTATTCCTCCGCTCCACCTTGGCCAGGATCCTCATCCTCTGGCACTCCATCCACATACTTTTGCACCAAAGCCGCTTCGACCTGGCTGTGGACATCATCCAAGGCCGGTTGAGCCGACAGCCAGCTGGCGACGAGCACACTCCTCTGGACCCAGTTTGCATCGAAGTTCCGCGGCGTGAACCATGACGGATCCCGATACGAGTACTCGGGTACCCAGGGATAGTTGGCGATGATGTGCATGCGTAGAAGAGATGGGTACCGTCGCAGCTGCAACAGGGCCTCCTGGGTCGAGACCGCATACCACCGTAAGCTGCCGagggcgaagccgacggacGAGAAGATGACGAATGGCAGCGTTGCCGTGCCCCATATCAAGCTCCCAGCCATGCCGGCCGAGATGCCAAAtatcatggccgtcgacgtaccCGCAATCATGCTGCGGAACATGCTGTTCGCGATGTGCATTAGATacccatcaccaccaccatcaccatgtCTGGCGGCCCACGCAGGACGGCACTCACACAAGTCCAGGCCCGCTGTGTGGGGGAAATGAGTCAGCCATGTGGTGCCGCGTGGTGCTACAATGTACGCATCATGAGCGCCGTGAGGACTATTCCCGTACCTCACGTTTCCCCAACCGCCTAGAATCCTCAAGATCCCATAGGGGCTCTGGCTAAGGGTGCCATACTCCGACTCCTGCGAGGGGGCGTCAGCCAATCTGCGCATGGATATTTCATCAGGAACCCGTACGTTCATAGCGGGCATCATTCGCTGCGTGCTTGAAGCGCGAATAAGTGGATGGTTGACCGAGGGAGAAGGGCTGGCAAGATTGCGCCGTCGTTCAATTCGCTATCAAGAGTACAGTGTGCATTCAGCATATTTTTACTTctgtacactgtacaagACCAAAGTACAACTGCtacgtgctccgtattattactttGTGCTTGTAATCAAGCCACCACCACATCACCCTCCCTGCCTTGACCGAGAGTGCTCAAAGCGATCATactagtattaattactgtcAGCTACAGGAGGTAGTCCTGTCGCTAGCTTGCTCATGTCTTACTGCAGGTGCCAGAAATGACGCTACCCTACATCTGCTGAGTAGAAGAATGTCTGGAAGTGGATCATTCCgattatacatgtacatttaactttacctgtacatgtaattattACATATAATTACGGAGTTCTTATGGTAACAATCATTTGCTCGATGTAGTGGATGTTGCCTTGTATCGGCGCTCTCGTTTTTTTTCCCTACTCGTGGTGTCGCTCATTGCAGTTGACCTATTCCAGCGATTGCAATGGAGTGCTTGGCAGGCACCTTCATCTATATGCATGAATGAACAAGCCAATCACGCGATTACCATACGTAATGCTCTTGTCCATCTCGTTGTTACCAAAGAAACCCAAGACCAGTCAGACGTTCGTACAATGGAAGGGTTCGCTAATGAAGAATTCGAACTATATGCCCGAGAGCAGTTGTATTGTGTGTATATGAAGACATCGAAGCTTTAGCCAGCCGTTTCATCAACCCAATCGACCGACCCCTATGCGATGATAATTGACAACACAGTGCAGATAGAGCTACAGAGAAATAGGAATGATCTTGCTAATAACGCGACATTCGGAAGTGCTCGTGCAACTTCGACCACTGCGCTGTACCACTCCACTATGCGACAACGGGCGCGGCCATTGGAGGCAAGGGGACGAATCTACCACTCACCTTTCACTCGAATTGGAATTGAAACCATGAGCTGGAGTTTAGGAACCTCGTCCGATCAGAGCCCAAATAAGAACTCAGCCTAAGGTAGCATTTATAAAGTTTGCACCGAACATGATAAATAGGCAGCCACTGCAGAGTACAACTTCTGCCACCGAGTACGTACCCTGCGTGTACTCTTGAAGCCTGCATGCAAAGACATTCCAACTCTCCCAAACCTTCTCTTTTATCTTGCAACAAAAAAGCCCTGAACTGCTACGACCAATCACACAAGCATCATGACTCCTCAAACACCATCTAATCGACGACTGCGAGACGTCTCATCCTCTTCTGATTCCTCAGCAAATGCAGTAATGACTTCCTCGGCAGGATTCGAGTCTGCTGTTGCGGCAAACACTGACGTAAACCTTCAGAATATGCCGGATCCTATCGCCAATGATGAAGGCTCTCCAAAAGCCAGGGCTCCCCAGACCAATTTCGACTTCGACGACCTCAGTCTGCTGGATCGTATCACTGACGACGAAGCCTCTTCCGAGTCCATGGCTATGGCTCCCCGGACCAATCTCAACTTTGCCGACCTGGAGCTGAAAAGAATGCTTTCCATTCATAGCCAGGTCTCGACAACATCTAGCTATACCCACACTCAAGCACTGGGTACTGAATCGTTCAGAAAGATTGGCTTAGGTACTTTTGGCACCATTCTTGCCCAGGATGGTAAATCGGTTGTTTTGACACTGGCCAAGAGTGGCGACGATAATACCTTACGGAATGACTACAAACAGCATTTATTGATTGCTAGTAGCTTTAAGAAATACATTATTAACGAAGTTAGAATACCCAACTGCATAAACTTTATTCCCAAGAGCAATACAGAGTTCTTTCGCCAGCGTCCGAGCCTTGTTCGAGCAGCTGAAGGTACATGCCACTTTCCGACAGGCGCTTTGATCTCTGAGAGAATTCTACCCCTTCCAAAACCTATTCGACAACTTTTGATCGAGAAATACTGCAATGAAAGAATTAAAGCTGAGGCGACTAGCGCAGTTGGAAATATTAATTGCCTAATCCGGGTTTACCTAGGCTCTATggaaggacgaggagctggaaGGTTCTTCTTACTGCAGAACTTTAAGATGCATCTTGGTATGCTAGCTCGCATCCAACTTAATGTGGATGGCATGGCTCGTAGAATGGGTCATGCAATGGCAGTAATGCATTGGGCGGCTAAGACCGATGCCCGAGATGTTGAGTTTGTTCTTGGCAGCTCAACAGCGAAAGGCGCAGCAGTTCAAGGCGCAATTGAAGACTGCTCGCAGAGAATTACAGAACTCTGGCTCCTAGATTTTAACCAGGTAAAAAATATTACCATGGATAAAGCTGGTGTCGATCAAGCTGTTGAGGCTGCAATTACCAACGACCCACACTTTCCGAAGCCACGACGAAAGTCCTACGTTGAGAGAAGTGTGTGGAACTCGTTCGTCAAGCACTATATCAAGGTATCCGATGTTATTATCCGGGACCTATATGATGAAAGTATGGCAGAGTTACCACGGCTGTTTATTCGGGGTCTTATCAATGCAGAAGCGAACAAGCATGCTACGACATAGTTAGCCAAGGCGGTGGCTGCATTGGAAGTGTGGATGTGGTGAGGTTATCTTTGTTTTGCTGTACCTATATATTTATCTAAGGCGTGGCCTGCAGTTGTAACCTGAGAATTTCGTTCTCCAAGCCGGCAAAGTAATTGACCTCAatcccctcctcgtccagcatTTGACGGCCATGATTTTGGCAACCCATTTGACCCATCCATAACGAGAATTTAAAAATCGTGCAGCGATAACTATAAAGACAGAACAGGAATGATCTTGCTAATGATGCGACATTCGGAA includes these proteins:
- a CDS encoding carboxylesterase family protein translates to MAHPFNLLLRCLVQVCLLVAPAAATNDAHHSPLVTVRNGTYAGVHSPGYRQDFFLGIPYAQVPGRFTVAKGLRASWNGIRNAGKYPPHCVGYGSDHVGYETSEDCLFLNVIRPAGVSAAANLPVAVWIHGGGLLVGGSADKRYNLSFIVERSVDMGTPIIGVSLNYRLSAYGFLPGREALNAGATNIGFRDQRLALRWLQENIDAFGGSPEKVTIFGESAGAESVSAQVLAYNGRDDQLFRGAIGQSGFGSVIRRSPYNGGFNETERLQASYDNLVSNTSCARFIGTAESLDCIRKAPIDELHRALNGSDSGPWPPTLDGDFFRDYTTHQLRKGNFRKVPVMIGINTDEGGNFSLDNGKVDTDEDVRKLLCRLLLSKQTEDDVDALVKELMHLYPNVQSVGIPSLIRWPHVIQPNDTMAQMLGAQYRRMAAIYGDMMFHYARRRANLAWSDHGVPSYSYRFDVLVNGQVPYFGSSHFQEVAFVFRNWNADGYDVNPFGGDDTEYTAKAKALSTTMATAWINFVNHLDPNGKDGLGLANNDVWPKYDRLTGSGVGNNIVWDVNGNYVELDDWRLEGMNWMITNGLSVFGS
- a CDS encoding pre-mRNA splicing factor ATP-dependent RNA helicase PRP43, producing MTPQTPSNRRLRDVSSSSDSSANAVMTSSAGFESAVAANTDVNLQNMPDPIANDEGSPKARAPQTNFDFDDLSLLDRITDDEASSESMAMAPRTNLNFADLELKRMLSIHSQVSTTSSYTHTQALGTESFRKIGLGTFGTILAQDGKSVVLTLAKSGDDNTLRNDYKQHLLIASSFKKYIINEVRIPNCINFIPKSNTEFFRQRPSLVRAAEGTCHFPTGALISERILPLPKPIRQLLIEKYCNERIKAEATSAVGNINCLIRVYLGSMEGRGAGRFFLLQNFKMHLGMLARIQLNVDGMARRMGHAMAVMHWAAKTDARDVEFVLGSSTAKGAAVQGAIEDCSQRITELWLLDFNQVKNITMDKAGVDQAVEAAITNDPHFPKPRRKSYVERSVWNSFVKHYIKVSDVIIRDLYDESMAELPRLFIRGLINAEANKHATT